The genome window TGTTCCAGTAGCCGAGCATTACGCTGTAGCCGCGGGTACACAATTCGCCGACAGCGCCCCGCGAGACGAGATTGCCCGCCTCATCAATAATCTTGCTTTCCAGTTGCGGCTGGGTGCGGCCGACGGTGGTTACACGCAGTTCCAGTTCGTCTGAAGGACCGGTCTGCAACGACACCGGGCTGGTTTCCGTCATGCCGTAGGCAATCTGCACTTCGGCCATGTGCATTTCGTTGATGACCCGTCGCATCACTTCGATGGGGCATGTGGCCCCGGCCATGATGCCCGTGCGCAGGCTAGACAGGTCGAAGTCGCCTCGCTGCGGCTGGTCCAGCAGGGCAATGAACATCGTGGGCACGCCATACAACGCAGTGGCTTTTTCTTCGGCCACGGCCTTGAGCGTCAGCAGCGGGTCGAAGGCATCGTTGGGGTAGATCATGGTGCTGCCATGGGTCATGCAGCCCAGGTTGCCCATGACCATGCCGAAGCAATGGTAGAGCGGCACCGGGATCACCAGCCGATCGCCGGCCGTCAGGCCCAGGCTTTCACCAACCATGTACCCATTGTTGAGAATGTTGTGATGGCTGAGGGTTGCGCCTTTGGGAAAGCCCGTGGTGCCGGAGGTGTACTGGATATTCACCGGCTGATCGAACCGCAGGCTGGATTGACGCTCGGCCAGTTGTCCAGGCGTCACCGCCGCGCCCAGGGCGGCCAGTTGCGACCAGGGCAGGAAGCCTGCCGGTGGTTGGGAATCGAGGCTGATCACACCGCGCAACTCCGGCAGGCGCTCACTCTGCATCTGGCCGATCGGTTGCTCTGCCAGCTCTGGCGCCAGCGTTTGCAGCATGGCGTGATAATCCGAGGTCTTGAACGCACCGGCGCACACCAGCCATTGGCATCCGGATTGTTTGAGCACGTATTCGAGTTCGGAAACGCGATAGGCCGGATTGATGTTGACCAGAATCACACCGAGCTTCGCACTGGCGAACTGGCTGATACACCACTGGGCGCAATTGGGCGCCCACACGCCGAGGCGATCGCCGGTTTTCAAGCCTAGCGCCAACAACGCTCGGGCGTGCAGATCGACGGCCTCGGCCAGTTGTTGCCAGGTGTAGCGCAGCGATTGATGGCGAACCACCAACGCCTCGCCCTCCGGATAACGGGCCACCGTCTGGTCGAAAACCTCGCCGATGGTTTGGGCCAGCAAGGCCTTGGCCGCAGAACCACGGGTGTAGCTGAGCTGCGAATGCGAACCGGGTTGATCCATGACGCCCCCTCTTGTCTTTATTAGTGGGTGTAGCGGTAACCTGATGCAACAACATGCCTTGGTGGACACTTACTCTGGCCCAAGTTGACGTTAACGTAAAGGGCGATTGACAGCTTCTCACCGCAGGCTTACGTTAACGTAAAGGTGAGAGCCACTCCCCGCTCTCCGCACCCGATAAAAAAGCCAAAGGTGTCCCATGAGCTACCCATCCCTGAACTTTGCCCTCGGCGAAACCATCGACATGTTGCGCGACCAGGTGCAGGCCTTCGTCAAGGCCGAGCTGGCCCCCCGGGCAGCGCAGATCGATATCGACAACCTGTTTCCCGCCGACATGTGGCGCAAGTTCGGTGACATGGGCCTGCTGGGCATCACCGTACCGGAAGAATACGGCGGCGCTGGCCTGGGCTACCTGGCCCACGTGGTGGCGATGGAAGAAATCAGCCGCGGCTCGGCCTCGGTCGCCCTCTCCTACGGTGCCCACTCCAACCTCTGCGTGAACCAGATCAACCGCAACGGCAATCACGAACAGAAAACCAAGTACCTGCCCAAGCTGATCAGCGGCGAACACATCGGCGCCCTGGCGATGAGCGAACCGAACGCCGGCTCCGACGTGGTTTCGATGAAACTGCGAGCCGACAAGCGTGGCGACCATTACGTGCTCAACGGCAGCAAGACCTGGATCACCAACGGCCCCGATGCCAACACCTACGTGATCTATGCCAAGACCGACCTGGAAAAGGGACCTCACGGCATCACCGCCTTCATCGTCGAGCGCGACTGGAAAGGCTTCAGCCGCAGCAACAAATTCGACAAGCTCGGCATGCGCGGTTCCAACACATGCGAGCTGTTTTTCGATGACGTCGAGGTGCCGGAAGAAAACATCCTCGGCGCGCTCAACGGTGGCGTAAAAGTCCTGATGAGCGGCCTCGACTACGAACGCGTGGTGCTGTCCGGCGGCCCGACCGGGATCATGCAGGCCTGCATGGACCTGATCGTGCCCTACATCCACGACCGCAAACAGTTCGGCCAGAGCATCGGCGAATTCCAGCTGATCCAGGGCAAGGTCGCGGACATGTACACCCAACTCAACGCTAGCCGCGCCTACCTGTATGCGGTGGCCCAGGCTTGCGAGCGCGGTGAAACCACCCGCAAGGACGCCGCCGGGGTGATCCTCTACAGCGCCGAACGCGCCACGCAAATGGCCCTCGACGCCATCCAGATCCTGGGGGGCAATGGCTACATCAATGAATTCCCCGCCGGTCGTCTGCTGCGTGACGCCAAGCTGTACGAAATCGGTGCCGGCACCAGTGAGATTCGTCGGATGTTGATTGGCCGCGAACTGTTCAACGAAACCCGCTAACGGAGCTGACCATGGCCACGCTGCACACTCAGCTCAACCCGCGTTCGCCGGAGTTCATCGCCAACCGCGAGGCGATGCTCGGACACGTCGAGGCCCTGCGCACCCTGCTCGCGCAAATCCGCCAGGGCGGCGGCCTCAAGGCCCAGGAGCGGCACACCTCGCGGGGCAAGTTGCTACCCCGTGAACGCATCAACCGGCTGCTGGATCCGGGCTCGCCGTTTTTGGAAATCAGCCCATTGGCGGCCCACGACGTCTATGGCGAAGACGTGCCGGCGGCCGGCGTGATTGCCGGCATCGGCCGCGTGGAAGGCGTCGAATGCATGATTGTCGCCAACGACGCGACGGTCAAAGGTGGCTCCTACTATCCACTGACGGTGAAAAAACACCTGCGCGCCCAGACCATTGCCCAGCAGAATCGCCTGCCGTGCATTTACCTGGTGGATTCCGGCGGCGCCAACCTGCCGCGCCAGGATGAAGTGTTCCCGGACCGCGAGCACTTCGGCCGGATATTCTTCAACCAGGCCAACATGAGTGCCCAGGGCATCCCGCAGATCGCCGTGGTCATGGGTTCCTGCACCGCCGGCGGTGCCTATGTGCCGGCCATGGCGGACGAGGCGATCATGGTCCGCCAGCAGGCGACGATTTTCCTCGCCGGCCCACCCTTGGTGAAAGCCGCCACCGGCGAGGTGGTCAGTGCCGAAGACCTGGGCGGTGCCGATGTGCACTGCAAGATCTCCGGCGTGGCGGATCACTATGCCGACAGCGACGAACATGCCTTGGCCCTGGCCCGACGCAGCGTGGCCAACCTCAACTGGCGCAAACTCGGTGAGCTGCAGCAACGCCAACCCATCGCCCCGCTGTATTCGAGTGACGAGCTGTACGGTGTGGTGTCGGCCGATGCCAAGCAGCCGTTCGATGTGCGGGAGGTGATCGCGCGACTGGTGGACGGTTCGGTGTTCAATGAGTTCAAGGCGCTGTTCGGCACGACCCTGGTGTGTGGTTTCGCTCATTTGCATGGCTACCCGGTCGCGATCCTGGCCAACAATGGCATCCTCTTCGCCGAGGCGGCGCAGAAAGGCGCGCACTTCATCGAACTGGCGTGTCAGCGCGGGATCCCGCTGCTGTTCCTGCAGAACATCACCGGTTTCATGGTCGGGCAGAAATACGAAGCCGGCGGCATCGCCAAACATGGCGCCAAACTGGTGACCGCGGTGGCCTGCGCCAAAGTGCCGAAATTCACCGTGATCATCGGCGGCAGTTTCGGCGCGGGTAACTACGGCATGTGCGGCCGCGCCTATGACCCGCGATTCCTGTGGATGTGGCCAAACGCGCGGATTGGCGTGATGGGTGCCGAGCAGGCGGCCGGCGTGCTGGTGCAGGTCAAGCGTGAACAGGCCGAACGCAGCGGCCACCCCTTCAGCGCCGAGCAGGAAGCCGAGATCAAGCAGCCGATCCTCGATCAGTACGAAGAACAGGGGCACCCCTACTATTCCAGCGCGCGACTGTGGGACGACGGCGTCATCGACCCGGCCCAGACCCGCGATGTATTGGGCCTGGCCTTGTCCGCGTCACTGAACGCGCCTATCGAACCGAGCCGCTTCGGCGTGTTCCGGATGTAAACGAGGAATGCCCATGGATAATTTCAACACCCTCGAACTGCACAGCGACCCACGGGGCGTTGCCACCCTGTGGCTCAGCCGCGAGTCGAAAAACAACGCGTTCAACGCCGAAATGATCCGCGAACTGATCCTCGCCCTGGACCACGTCAGCAGCGATCCTAACCTGCGCTTCCTGCTGATCCGCGGTCGCGGCAAGCATTTCAGCGCCGGCGCCGACCTGGCCTGGATGCAGCAATCGGCCGAACTCGACTACCACAC of Pseudomonas fluorescens contains these proteins:
- a CDS encoding AMP-binding protein codes for the protein MDQPGSHSQLSYTRGSAAKALLAQTIGEVFDQTVARYPEGEALVVRHQSLRYTWQQLAEAVDLHARALLALGLKTGDRLGVWAPNCAQWCISQFASAKLGVILVNINPAYRVSELEYVLKQSGCQWLVCAGAFKTSDYHAMLQTLAPELAEQPIGQMQSERLPELRGVISLDSQPPAGFLPWSQLAALGAAVTPGQLAERQSSLRFDQPVNIQYTSGTTGFPKGATLSHHNILNNGYMVGESLGLTAGDRLVIPVPLYHCFGMVMGNLGCMTHGSTMIYPNDAFDPLLTLKAVAEEKATALYGVPTMFIALLDQPQRGDFDLSSLRTGIMAGATCPIEVMRRVINEMHMAEVQIAYGMTETSPVSLQTGPSDELELRVTTVGRTQPQLESKIIDEAGNLVSRGAVGELCTRGYSVMLGYWNNPKGTSDAIDPEGWMHTGDLATMDEQGYVCIVGRNKDMIIRGGENIYPRELEEFFFTHPAVADVQVIGIPCSRYGEEIVAWIKFHPGHSASEQELQAWCKERIAHFKTPRHFKFVEEFPMTVTGKIQKFRMREISIEELRDKQN
- a CDS encoding isovaleryl-CoA dehydrogenase; the encoded protein is MSYPSLNFALGETIDMLRDQVQAFVKAELAPRAAQIDIDNLFPADMWRKFGDMGLLGITVPEEYGGAGLGYLAHVVAMEEISRGSASVALSYGAHSNLCVNQINRNGNHEQKTKYLPKLISGEHIGALAMSEPNAGSDVVSMKLRADKRGDHYVLNGSKTWITNGPDANTYVIYAKTDLEKGPHGITAFIVERDWKGFSRSNKFDKLGMRGSNTCELFFDDVEVPEENILGALNGGVKVLMSGLDYERVVLSGGPTGIMQACMDLIVPYIHDRKQFGQSIGEFQLIQGKVADMYTQLNASRAYLYAVAQACERGETTRKDAAGVILYSAERATQMALDAIQILGGNGYINEFPAGRLLRDAKLYEIGAGTSEIRRMLIGRELFNETR
- a CDS encoding carboxyl transferase domain-containing protein, which produces MATLHTQLNPRSPEFIANREAMLGHVEALRTLLAQIRQGGGLKAQERHTSRGKLLPRERINRLLDPGSPFLEISPLAAHDVYGEDVPAAGVIAGIGRVEGVECMIVANDATVKGGSYYPLTVKKHLRAQTIAQQNRLPCIYLVDSGGANLPRQDEVFPDREHFGRIFFNQANMSAQGIPQIAVVMGSCTAGGAYVPAMADEAIMVRQQATIFLAGPPLVKAATGEVVSAEDLGGADVHCKISGVADHYADSDEHALALARRSVANLNWRKLGELQQRQPIAPLYSSDELYGVVSADAKQPFDVREVIARLVDGSVFNEFKALFGTTLVCGFAHLHGYPVAILANNGILFAEAAQKGAHFIELACQRGIPLLFLQNITGFMVGQKYEAGGIAKHGAKLVTAVACAKVPKFTVIIGGSFGAGNYGMCGRAYDPRFLWMWPNARIGVMGAEQAAGVLVQVKREQAERSGHPFSAEQEAEIKQPILDQYEEQGHPYYSSARLWDDGVIDPAQTRDVLGLALSASLNAPIEPSRFGVFRM